Proteins found in one Plasmodium knowlesi strain H genome assembly, chromosome: 12 genomic segment:
- a CDS encoding STAG domain-containing protein, putative — MDGKMALRRSSRLSQNVELGKSVSYALIEKTDDEDEMPGNKVVKRGKKKDVKDVSEGVTSTDGENTTEDSDYTISQNEKQGHSGQEEEDSEDQQDDTSDNSTAGKRNKGKNYRRSRNQPNRRKSIRNSRDSDESSSVGTKRKKGKTGKKGKSRKQSKRASTEQSVVLHEENSNEEGSNSLDDNSNNVNKSNKQNKPKGKSYIERLQEDVDDDDFDIFKKNSKFDKNKRISTINKGNSALDMKSKKRKSIYVESSDSEDSSGSDYEYTTEKTRPTKKLKNNNMSNNPSKNIGNGNNKEQRGLNNMNKNAHKNFDDFNMYEKIKKGPKNLHEIIEEIYYYLFNRENNEMVKISTFFLNFLAECSGNETLTWTVDIIDYIDKQVYLYEEIGNNAIDRPPTASNRPGRAPTSITEIITPSTAQSGSKITNIDEIIKDEMNFEKICTFKCKKLEQYLSSDLDNDVLIKKKNENNKSYKSFTSFFSDFAYHFDESYMHEVLYVCIWIFSLSISKYRKIRFTASLASHSILLGLCKKINYINNHEKQARKQLLAEYTRERENTNKGNGLRRGSTIGRSSRNSAHTSNTENEKWEDADIEELIQYTKKRDNGEIRTIVERNLIISQLIDNINEDRKNLTILNNFLLCTYNIIYKNKIKDVFSDIRAITLEYFLHYVQVLSSYFTNRKYTKLLIWILYDKDSKVKMCALDILIYLCTLYNTNGNFKIVELLYMCKKKLLNFIFDDDYNVRVKTFELILQMSKMKIRKDEFIDFKKKTKNNTMAITNKKDEKTSDVSSQYESDEYEENDMTSDVDMPGNNELSIVLDDKQKKKKSTTNDMISILSKKEKKIVSNLIWFNNNNKISKMITSLIYESQIKNKIKMCDQKRNNYFDVEQNDANCEIVKYNLIFLTKYLNRNIPTVKNFVHYFDYLANYNENMKLYTVIDRFVSGIREMLDAVNCIDVMIELLCKDDIALETHWGGTVETVRDKIDLEKSGSGDSKMTEEGPKRGNQKGKGNNKVMDKSKEKGESEKERGCESSNGEENELEVEAGGVSEKRDLRKCLLYICESAYRNFQNDINEMERNKNRKSLPQVSDMNVGDKNSMHNAKLNRDMGKIKKMIIYTFGIIKHSKLLIKLHQTNQEHLLLVFKILKVAIQECKHIYRNGEKNNIYNFASTIMEYFKNDIDSNINFFFNNVFVHLKDTYEYLYYVIKNLKLPYYSAKCTMNMISLFLSLNDLLKGECGPSSGGGDNQKLSTDIFFDLYYSYFNNFLDAFLYYRKNYNAEIECEEEEEYIRNGRNKVVIVNEMLMNKDRNVVDSIENDLVCNLTNLIHMYTLCFSYINNDLSSYVEKKNDLKKINKSIKKVIEKDYFQFIVNEKCQAYFKENIFVNEFLDGHVLHYGSEHSSQGYHTGDEDGNEDDDEENDGNDDEEDDVEDSEPQSDQRDEEYTTGAANRKRNKKTKGKKGKNNKRNAEKNVYENYMSRRGSVNSQKINNKAAFDKDEHFHQGQNFYNLYYSSDACMHANVVIQLCFYIIKSKINSVYYYEEENSTPKTPSSRLLLLCIDLIYVIYENYIYYLCRKRYFFNYLYSKFFLKNDSPLGEEVGGSKNVKKEMSEKNNQSRTSGANDKELSAEEKESKGENKNDSPSSNINMEDLKNLLTLSEKKRNILKNIFVELNYIYNNLLTLRDDLNDILVYLIKASNNTILKYGTFLNLMNVAQLENVLLYSVDDMRKYKTLEVFINACCKEEGQVDQSDGVANLQQLLSLEGSGKTGDATDYTAERDSSAQKMDELVQVYLDADEQMNKYKSVARYVYKEDNVLFNFVTELFKNVENINNDNYNFVNSFLSIDIGVFFPINTYTYIADMCKIYNKDQLSTDDKILEMQYTHMTLIIAQFILHCNNINIFNSCLGVLLLIHLNVKNRGLSSIALNFHNKLKKYSIDIFYEVLLCALIGLYTAYINNALEEKDLLLFSTSIASRLGVKIVEKQKLPLCKFIHSCVNCALNLKNQNSFLKYIFPYAQKLTLSEYQIGYLKKQILNLIESYNTANNTQIKFESSIFEHLFLIICKKRKLNEEFRDTNYENSYMNLNESIHMNISKNIAKRISGQSNAPSIKTKRSSQGVNLHVNKGMTQNGYNSDGSKSDSDSDTDKDASVEDVAIGAEEIRQNNVNEERDENKHATKIKEEVLHGGEKYGEEVAKDRHKDRASAPNLESTEPRGDKGDDSDYEKTPSNSTLSNFISQNEDEDNVFLIGEAKRVSANNGNKGANHNDEQYMYEINSSPKPIRTKNMTKFNLIRKDDLDSKGNNDREDKSPNGTPKHSDDRSLNSSLNNASDKDNDDVSIISEKKEKLNYLQENDDDSCSDMIPGLSPMKARKKNKSELSTPISYADDLMNF; from the coding sequence ATGGACGGAAAGATGGCCCTGAGGCGGTCATCCAGATTAAGTCAAAATGTGGAACTGGGCAAAAGTGTGAGCTACGCCCTGATTGAAAAAACGGACGACGAGGATGAAATGCCAGGTAATAAAGTGGTgaagaggggaaagaagaaggatgtGAAGGATGTAAGCGAGGGAGTAACAAGTACTGATGGTGAAAACACTACTGAGGACAGTGACTACACAATAAGTCAGAATGAAAAGCAGGGGCACTCCGgacaggaggaagaagatagTGAGGATCAACAAGATGATACAAGTGATAATTCCACCGCCGGTAAAAGgaacaaagggaaaaattatcGCAGAAGTAGGAACCAACCAAACAGACGCAAAAGCATTCGTAACAGCAGGGACAGTGACGAATCATCATCCGTGGgaaccaaaaggaaaaaaggcaagactggaaaaaaggggaaatctAGGAAACAAAGCAAAAGGGCAAGTACCGAGCAGAGTGTCGTTCTGCACGAAGAAAACTCCAACGAGGAAGGAAGCAATTCCTTAGATGATAACTCCAACAATGTGAACAAAAGCAACAAACAGAATAagccaaagggaaaaagctACATAGAAAGACTGCAGGAAGATGTGGACGACGACGattttgatatttttaagAAGAACAGCAAATTtgacaaaaataaaagaatttcCACCATCAACAAGGGTAACAGCGCGTTAGACATGAAGtcgaagaagaggaaaagcatTTACGTGGAGTCGAGTGACAGTGAAGATTCAAGCGGAAGCGATTATGAGTACACTACTGAAAAAACGAGACctacgaaaaaattaaaaaacaacaacatgaGTAACAACCCCAGTAAGAACATCGGTAACGGTAACAATAAGGAACAAAGGGGGTTAAACAACATGAACAAGAATGctcataaaaattttgatgaCTTTAATATgtacgaaaaaattaaaaaaggccCCAAAAATTTACACGAAATTATAGAAGAAATTTATTACTACTTGTTTAATAGAGAAAATAACGAAATGGTTAagatttccactttttttttaaattttctggCTGAATGTTCAGGCAATGAAACGCTTACGTGGACAGTTGACATAATTGATTATATAGACAAGCAAGTATACCTGTACGAAGAAATTGGAAATAACGCAATTGACCGTCCACCAACTGCTTCGAACAGGCCTGGACGCGCTCCCACCTCCATAACCGAAATTATCACCCCGTCAACAGCGCAATCAGGTAGTAAAATCACCAACATAgatgaaataataaaagacgAAATGAACTTTGAGAAGATATGCACatttaaatgtaaaaaattggaacaaTATTTATCTTCCGATCTTGACAATGACgttttgataaaaaagaaaaatgaaaataataaatcttATAAATCCTTTACAAGTTTCTTCTCCGATTTTGCTTACCATTTTGACGAAAGTTACATGCATGAGGTAttgtatgtgtgcatatggaTATTCTCCCTCAGCATAAGCAAGTATAGGAAGATACGATTTACTGCTTCTTTAGCTAGTCACTCTATATTACTAGGactatgtaaaaaaattaactataTTAACAATCATGAAAAGCAGGCGAGGAAACAGCTACTGGCGGAGTACACCCGGGAGAGGGAAAATACCAACAAAGGGAATGGTCTGCGGAGAGGTAGCACCATTGGCAGGAGCAGCAGGAACAGTGCTCATACCTCGAACACGGAGaatgaaaaatgggaagacgCTGATATTGAAGAACTCATCCAGTACACCAAAAAGAGAGACAACGGAGAAATCCGAACCATTGTGGAAAGAAATTTAATCATCAGCCAACTTATTGATAACATAAACGAGGACAGAAAGAATTTAACCATTTTGAATAACTTCCTTCTctgtacatataatataatatacaagAACAAGATAAAAGATGTATTTTCCGATATCAGGGCAATAACCCTGGAGTACTTCCTCCACTATGTGCAGGTATTAAGTAGCTATTTTACCAACAGAAAGTATACCAAGCTGCTCATTTGGATTTTGTACGATAAAGATAGCAAAGTTAAGATGTGCGCACTGGATATTTTAATATATCTTTGCACTTTGTACAACACGAATGGAAACTTCAAAATTGTGGAGCTGCTCtacatgtgtaaaaaaaaattactgaattttattttcgatGATGATTACAATGTTCGAGTGAAGACATTTGAGTTGATTCTCCAGAtgagcaaaatgaaaattagGAAGGACGAATTTatagattttaaaaaaaagaccaagAATAACACTATGGCGATTACCAATaagaaagatgaaaaaacatCTGATGTCTCCTCTCAGTATGAAAGCGATGAATACGAAGAGAATGACATGACTTCCGATGTGGATATGCCTGGAAATAATGAGCTATCCATTGTACTGGATgacaaacagaaaaagaaaaaaagcacaacAAATGACATGATTAGTATCCTctcaaagaaggaaaagaaaattgttaGCAACCTAATATGGtttaacaataataataaaatatccaAGATGATCACATCCCTTATATACGAAtcgcaaataaaaaataaaataaaaatgtgcgACCAGAAGAGGAACAACTATTTTGATGTAGAACAAAATGACGCCAATTGTGAAATTGTAAAATATAatcttatatttttaacaaaatatcTAAACAGAAATATTCCGactgttaaaaattttgttcattatttTGATTACCTGGCCAATTACAATGAGAATATGAAGTTGTACACTGTGATTGACAGATTTGTTAGCGGCATTAGGGAAATGCTAGATGCGGTGAACTGCATCGATGTGATGATTGAACTACTGTGCAAAGATGACATTGCTCTGGAGACCCATTGGGGCGGAACAGTCGAAACCGTCAGGGATAAGATCGACCTGGAAAAAAGTGGCAGTGGGGATAGCAAGATGACCGAGGAAGGCCCGAAGAGAGGGaaccaaaagggaaaagggaacAACAAGGTCATGGACAAATCGAAGGAAAAGGGtgaaagtgaaaaggaaCGTGGATGTGAAAGTAGCAATGGTGAGGAAAACGAACTCGAGGTGGAGGCAGGAGGAGTCAGCGAAAAGCGAGACCTGAGGAAATGCCTCCTATACATCTGCGAATCAGCGTACAGAAATTTCCAAAACGATATAAACGAAATGgagagaaacaaaaatagGAAGAGTCTGCCTCAAGTTAGTGACATGAACGTAGGAGATAAGAACAGCATGCACAACGCGAAACTAAATAGAGATATgggcaaaattaaaaagatgATCATTTACACATTCGGAATAATCAAGCACAGTAAGCTCCTGATAAAATTGCACCAAACGAATCAAGAACATTTGTTACtagtttttaaaattctgAAGGTGGCAATACAAGAGTgcaaacacatatatagaaatggagaaaaaaacaatatatACAATTTCGCATCCACGATAAtggaatattttaaaaacgaCATTGACAGCAacatcaattttttcttcaacaacgtttttgtacatttaaaGGACACCTACGAGTACCTCTACTACGtgataaaaaatttgaagcTACCATACTATTCTGCTAAATGTACCATGAATATGATTTCCCTCTTTCTGTCGTTGAACGATCTCCTTAAGGGGGAATGTGGTCCTAGCAGCGGAGGAGGTGACAACCAGAAGTTATCCACTGATATATTCTTCGACCTTTACTACTCCTACTTTAACAACTTCCTAGACGCCTTTTTATACTACCGCAAGAACTACAACGCGGAAATTGAGtgcgaagaggaagaggagtaTATACGAAATGGACGTAATAAAGTTGTCATCGTTAATGAGATGTTAATGAACAAAGACAGAAATGTTGTGGATTCGATAGAAAACGACTTAGTCTGCAATCTTACAAATTTAATCCATATGTATACTCTTTGTTTTAGCTACATAAATAATGATTTGTCTAGctatgtggaaaaaaaaaatgacctcAAGAAGATTAATAAGAGCATTAAGAAGGTTATCGAGAAGGACTACTTTCAATTTATTGTAAATGAAAAGTGTCAAGCGTACTTCAAGGAGAATATTTTCGTGAACGAATTTTTGGATGGTCACGTTCTGCACTACGGCAGTGAGCATTCCTCTCAGGGCTACCATACCGGCGACGAGGATGGCAACGAAGATGACGACGAAGAAAACGACGGcaacgatgatgaggaggatgacgtGGAAGACAGCGAACCGCAGAGTGACCAGCGGGATGAGGAGTACACCACTGGAGCTGCGAACCgaaagaggaacaaaaagaccaaaggaaaaaaaggcaaaaataataaaaggaaCGCGGAAAAAAACGTGTACGAAAACTATATGAGCCGAAGAGGAAGTGTCAACAGTCAGAAGATAAATAATAAAGCGGCATTTGATAAAGACGAACATTTCCATCAGggacaaaatttttacaaccTATACTACAGTTCCGACGCCTGCATGCATGCAAATGTAGTCATACAGCTGTGTTTCTACATAATAAAATCGAAAATCAATTCAGTGTACTActatgaagaggaaaatagcACCCCGAAAACACCTTCATCCAGGCTGCTCCTACTATGCATAGACCTCATATACGTCATATATGAAAATTACATATACTACCTATGCAGGAAGAGATACTTTTTCAACTATCTATatagtaaattttttttgaaaaacgaTTCCCCTCTTGGAGAAGAAGTagggggaagtaaaaacgtaaaaaaggaaatgagcgaaaaaaataaccaaaGTAGGACAAGCGGGGCCAATGATAAAGAACTAAGTGccgaagaaaaagaatcgaaaggggaaaacaaaaatgatagtCCTAGCAGCAATATTAATATggaggatttaaaaaatttgcttaCTCttagtgagaaaaaaagaaatattttaaaaaacatattCGTGGAACtgaattatatatacaacaaTTTGCTAACCCTGAGAGACGACTTAAATGATATCTTGGTGTACCTAATCAAGGCATCTAACAATACCATCCTGAAATATGGCACGTTCTTAAATCTGATGAACGTGGCGCAACTCGAAAATGTGCTCCTCTACTCTGTGGACGACATGAGAAAGTACAAGACATTGGAGGTCTTTATAAATGCGTGTTGCAAGGAGGAAGGGCAGGTGGACCAGAGTGATGGTGTGGCTAATCTACAGCAGTTGCTAAGCTTGGAGGGAAGCGGCAAGACCGGGGATGCAACTGATTACACAGCCGAGAGGGACAGCTCAGCGCAGAAGATGGACGAACTGGTGCAAGTCTACCTGGATGCGGATGAACAGATGAACAAATATAAAAGCGTGGCGAGGTATGTGTACAAGGAAGATAACGTGTTGTTTAATTTCGTAACGGAGTTATTCAAAAAcgtggaaaatataaacaacgacaattacaattttgttaacTCTTTCCTGTCCATCGACATAGGTGTGTTTTTTcctataaatacatatacctACATTGCTgatatgtgtaaaatataCAATAAGGACCAGCTCAGCACggatgataaaattttggaaatgCAGTATACTCACATGACGCTAATAATAGCTCAGTTTATTTTACATtgtaataatataaatatatttaacaGCTGCCTTGGCGTCCTTCTGTTAATCCATTTGAATGTAAAAAATCGAGGACTTTCTTCCATTGCGCTAAATTTTcacaacaaattaaaaaagtatagtattgacattttttatgaagTTTTATTATGTGCATTGATTGGACTTTACACAGCATATATCAACAACGcattggaagaaaaagaccTGTTATTGTTTAGTACATCTATAGCTAGTCGGCTGGGAGTTAAAATTGTGGAAAAGCAGAAACTCCCCCTCTGTAAATTTATCCACTCCTGTGTAAATTGTGCCCTTAACCTGAAAAATCAGAATTCATTtctaaaatatatttttccctatgCCCAGAAGTTAACTCTATCCGAATATCAAATTGGCTACCTGAAGAAACAGATTCTGAATCTGATTGAATCGTACAACACAGCTAACAATACCCAGATAAAGTTCGAGAGCAGCATATTTGAACATTTGTTCCTGatcatttgtaaaaaaaggaaactgaACGAAGAATTTAGGGACACCAATTATGAGAATTCCTACATGAACCTTAACGAAAGTATCCATATGAATATAAGCAAAAATATTGCCAAACGGATCAGTGGACAATCTAATGCACCTTCTATAAAAACGAAGAGGAGCTCCCAAGGGGTCAACCTTCACGTTAATAAGGGGATGACGCAAAATGGTTACAATTCTGATGGGAGCAAAAGCGACTCTGACTCGGATACAGATAAAGATGCATCCGTCGAGGATGTAGCAATCGGTGCGGAAGAAATCCGCCAAAATAAtgtaaatgaagaaagagaTGAAAATAAGCACGCTACTAAAATTAAGGAGGAAGTCCTGcatgggggagaaaaatatggTGAGGAAGTTGCGAAGGATAGGCATAAAGACAGAGCAAGTGCTCCAAACCTGGAGAGCACTGAACCGCGGGGCGATAAGGGAGACGACTCGGATTATGAAAAGACTCCATCCAACTCAACGCTCAGCAACTTTATCAGTCAAAATGAAGATGAGGACAACGTGTTCCTCATCGGGGAGGCGAAACGCGTCAGCGCTAACAACGGCAATAAGGGAGCCAACCATAATGATGAGCAGTACATGTACGAAATAAATTCTAGCCCCAAACCGATAAGGACAAAAAACATGACCAAGTTCAATTTAATAAGGAAGGATGACTTGGACTCTAAGGGGAATAATGACCGCGAGGACAAGTCTCCAAATGGAACTCCAAAACATTCGGATGATCGATCCCTCAACAGCTCCCTAAATAATGCCAGCGATAAGGACAATGATGATGTTTCTATCATATctgagaagaaagaaaagttgAATTATCTACAAGAGAACGATGATGATTCTTGTTCTGACATGATACCAGGCTTATCTCCCATGAAGgctcgcaaaaaaaataaaagtgaatTGTCCACCCCCATTTCGTATGCCGACGACTTGATGAATTTTTGA
- a CDS encoding V-type H(+)-translocating pyrophosphatase, putative — translation MYLCYVLLFIPPLLGLIFSIIECLWVSRIKINGPEDKVDKMEDGLVQVDKMKEIAFYIAEGANAFLTKEYQYLTVFIIVFSVLLALFVSYFTAISFVLGCLTSILCGYIGMKIAVYANVRTTNETWKSLDKGFKVTLNAGTVMGFSLVSFSIIALGLLIYVYKTFFFKGAILESSVYKVIAGFGLGGSSIALFSRVGGGIYTKAADVGADLSGKNEYGIPEDDIRNPACIADNVGDNVGDMAGMGADLFGSLAESLCAALVIGSSVLSIKEGTGANINHCIMYPLTFCSASIIVSMITFFIVTKSVKVTEKKDVEKTLKYLLFVSTILQSIAIVVIGYFSFPLSVKYNVLKEIQRWKIIVPALVGLWSGLIIGFTTEFYTSYSFSPVQEIANTQKVSAATGIIYGLSLGYKSTFIPIICLSATLGISYGLCDTYGIALAAVGMLSTLCICLTIDAYGPISDNAGGIAEMAGLPSEVRARTDILDAAGNTTAAIGKGFAIGSAALVAFALFGAYASSANLRHVNILNPWVIIGLLIGAMLPYLFSALTMKSVAIAANSVLNECLAQFPLILADKQKPDYDKCIKISTDASLRQMIVPGLISVFSPLIIGGLMGKYATAGLLVGIILSGIQLAFSSTNSGGAWDNAKKYIESGALGTEHCKGSSAHKNSVIGDTVGDPLKDTSGPSLNILIKLSAITSLVFAGVIANNFTSRRGGPIWL, via the coding sequence ATGTATCTGTGCTACGTCCTTCTGTTTATCCCACCCCTGTTGGGGTTGATTTTCTCAATAATAGAGTGCCTATGGGTAAGCAGGATCAAAATAAACGGGCCCGAAGATAAAGTAGATAAGATGGAAGATGGATTAGTTCAGGTAGataagatgaaggaaataGCATTCTACATCGCAGAAGGAGCCAACGCATTCTTAACAAAAGAATACCAATATTTAACAGTGTTCATTATTGTATTTTCCGTTCTGTTGGCTCTCTTTGTTAGTTACTTCACAGCCATTAGTTTCGTGTTGGGTTGCTTAACCTCCATCTTGTGTGGTTACATAGGAATGAAAATAGCAGTATATGCCAATGTAAGAACGACAAATGAGACATGGAAAAGTTTGGATAAGGGATTTAAAGTGACCCTCAATGCAGGTACCGTTATGGGATTTTCCCTAGTGTCATTTAGCATTATAGCCTTAGGATtgcttatatatgtatataagaccttcttctttaaagGCGCAATATTAGAATCCAGCGTGTACAAGGTAATTGCTGGATTTGGTTTGGGAGGTTCTTCTATAGCATTATTTTCAAGAGTAGGAGGAGGTATATACACCAAAGCAGCTGACGTCGGTGCCGACTTgtcaggaaaaaatgaatatggTATTCCAGAAGATGATATAAGGAATCCAGCCTGTATAGCAGATAACGTAGGAGATAATGTTGGAGATATGGCAGGCATGGGTGCCGATTTATTTGGGTCTCTAGCTGAAAGTTTATGTGCAGCTCTGGTTATAGGATCATCTGTATTAAGTATAAAGGAAGGCACGGGCGCTAACATAAATCATTGTATCATGTACCCATTGACATTTTGCAGTGCCAGTATCATAGTCAGTATGATAACCTTTTTCATTGTCACAAAGTCAGTTAAGGTAACCGAAAAGAAAGACGTAGAAAAAACCCTAAAGTATTTACTATTCGTATCGACCATATTGCAGTCCATAGCTATAGTTGTAATTGgttacttttccttccccctttcggTTAAGTACAATGTATTGAAAGAAATCCAAAGATGGAAAATCATCGTTCCAGCGTTGGTTGGTTTATGGTCAGGGCTCATAATTGGATTTACAACCGAATTTTACACCTCCTACTCGTTTAGCCCAGTTCAAGAAATAGCGAACACACAGAAGGTGTCAGCAGCCACGGGTATTATATATGGGTTATCTTTAGGATATAAAAGTACCTTCATTCCAATAATTTGCTTAAGTGCTACCCTAGGTATTTCCTACGGTTTATGTGACACATACGGTATAGCCTTAGCAGCCGTAGGAATGTTAAGTACTCTGTGTATTTGTCTAACAATTGATGCTTATGGACCCATATCAGATAATGCTGGTGGTATTGCGGAAATGGCTGGTCTCCCATCAGAAGTTAGAGCAAGAACTGATATCCTTGACGCAGCAGGAAATACGACAGCAGCTATTGGTAAAGGTTTCGCCATTGGATCCGCTGCCTTAGTCGCTTTTGCATTGTTTGGAGCTTATGCAAGTAGTGCCAACTTACGCCATGTGAATATCCTAAACCCATGGGTCATTATAGGATTACTCATTGGAGCCATGTTGCCATATTTATTCTCTGCTTTAACGATGAAATCTGTTGCTATAGCTGCGAACAGTGTCTTGAATGAATGCCTAGCCCAATTTCCTTTAATTTTAGCCGATAAACAGAAACCTGATTATGACAAATGTATCAAAATATCAACTGATGCTTCCTTACGACAAATGATTGTTCCAGGTTTGATTTCCGTTTTTTCACCCCTAATCATTGGTGGTCTCATGGGAAAATATGCCACTGCTGGATTGTTAGTGGGTATTATTTTATCCGGTATTCAGCTAGCCTTTTCGTCTACAAATTCTGGAGGTGCTTGGGATAATGCAAAGAAGTACATCGAATCCGGTGCTCTTGGAACAGAACATTGCAAAGGATCCAGTGCGCACAAGAACTCAGTCATTGGAGACACAGTTGGAGATCCTTTAAAGGACACCTCAGGACCATCGCTAaacattttaattaaattgtcAGCTATCACTTCGCTCGTTTTCGCCGGTGTCATTGCCAATAACTTCACTTCCAGAAGGGGAGGTCCCATCTGGTTATAA